From the genome of Suricata suricatta isolate VVHF042 chromosome 3, meerkat_22Aug2017_6uvM2_HiC, whole genome shotgun sequence, one region includes:
- the TMEM185B gene encoding transmembrane protein 185B, with protein sequence MNPRGLFQDFNPSKFLIYACLLLFSVLLPLRLDGVIQWSYWAVFAPIWLWKLLVIAGASVGAGVWARNPRYRTEGESCVEFKAMLIAVAIHLLLLMFEVLVCDRVERGTHFWLLVFMPLFFVSPVSVAACVWGFRHDRSLELEILCSVNILQFIFIALRLDRIIHWPWLVVFVPLWILMSFLCLVVLYYIIWSLLFLRSLDVVAEQRRTHVTMAISWITIVVPLLTFEILLVHRLDGHNAFSYISIFVPLWLSLITLMATTFRRKGGNHWWFGIRRDFCQFLLEIFPFLREYGNISYDLHHEDSEDAEETSVPDAPKIAPMFGKKARVVITQSPGKYAQPPPKLNIDMPD encoded by the coding sequence ATGAACCCCAGGGGCCTGTTCCAGGACTTCAACCCGAGTAAGTTCCTCATCTACGCCTGCCTGCTGCTCTTCTCAGTGCTGCTGCCCCTCCGTCTGGACGGCGTCATCCAGTGGAGCTACTGGGCAGTCTTCGCCCCCATATGGCTGTGGAAGCTCCTGGTCATCGCCGGCGCCTCGGTGGGCGCAGGCGTTTGGGCCCGCAACCCTCGATACCGCACCGAGGGGGAGTCCTGCGTGGAGTTCAAAGCCATGTTGATCGCCGTGGCTATCCACCTGCTGCTGCTCATGTTCGAAGTCCTGGTCTGCGACAGGGTGGAGAGGGGGACCCACTTCTGGCTGCTGGTCTTCATGCCCCTTTTCTTCGTATCCCCAGTGTCAGTGGCCGCCTGCGTCTGGGGCTTCCGACACGATAGGTCCCTAGAGCTGGAGATCCTGTGCTCTGTCAACATCCTGCAGTTCATCTTCATCGCCCTGAGGCTGGACAGGATTATCCACTGGCCGTGGCTGGTGGTGTTCGTGCCCCTGTGGATTCTCATGTCGTTCCTCTGCCTGGTTGTCCTCTATTACATCATCTGGTCCCTCCTGTTCCTTCGGTCCTTGGATGTGGTGGCGGAACAGCGAAGGACCCATGTGACTATGGCCATCAGCTGGATAACGATCGTCGTGCCCCTGCTTACTTTCGAGATTCTGCTGGTTCACAGATTGGATGGCCACAATGCATTCTCTTACATCTCCATATTTGTACCCCTTTGGCTTTCCTTAATAACTTTAATGGCCACGACATTTAGGCGAAAAGGAGGCAACCATTGGTGGTTTGGGATTCGGAGAGATTTCTGTCAGTTTCTGCttgaaatcttcccatttctaAGAGAATATGGGAACATTTCTTATGATCTGCATCACGAAGATAGTGAAGATGCCGAAGAAACATCGGTTCCAGATGCTCCTAAAATTGCTCCGATGTTTGGAAAGAAGGCCAGGGTGGTGATAACCCAGAGTCCCGGGAAGtatgcccagccccctcccaagTTAAATATTGATATGCCAGATTAA